Proteins co-encoded in one Sporosarcina sp. FSL K6-1522 genomic window:
- the moaD gene encoding molybdopterin converting factor subunit 1, whose protein sequence is MITVHYFARLRELAGKAEETIDQKSMTVSELLDWAEETYPGFGKDTVHVAVNEEYALKEDVIQSGDVCAFIPPVSGG, encoded by the coding sequence GTGATTACAGTGCATTATTTTGCAAGGCTGCGTGAACTGGCGGGCAAGGCGGAGGAAACAATTGATCAAAAGTCGATGACAGTGAGTGAGTTATTGGACTGGGCAGAGGAGACGTATCCTGGTTTTGGTAAAGATACCGTACACGTCGCAGTCAATGAAGAATATGCCTTGAAAGAGGATGTCATTCAGTCTGGCGACGTCTGTGCATTCATTCCACCGGTAAGCGGCGGATGA
- the moaA gene encoding GTP 3',8-cyclase MoaA, with amino-acid sequence MEAIIDKLGRPIRDLRISVTDRCNFRCSYCMPKEIFGDDYVFLPKNELLSFEELERFARLFASLGVKKLRLTGGEPLMRRDLPELVEKLMKIEGIEDIGLTTNGVLLKQYTQPLYDAGLRRLNMSLDALDPEIFGVLNGRGIKPDLILSNIDYAKKIGFDIKVNMVVQKGVNESEILPMAAYFKERGITLRFIEFMDVGNDNGWSFKKVVTKKEIYDRLRAVYDMEPAEQDYYGEVAKRYRYLDNGAQVGFITSVSESFCSTCTRARLSSDGKLYTCLFASEGFDLRELIRSGLTDAELLEKITAVWARRADRYSDERTEQTAKNRKKIGMSYIGG; translated from the coding sequence ATGGAAGCAATTATAGATAAGCTCGGTCGTCCGATTCGGGATTTACGCATATCAGTGACGGACCGCTGTAACTTCAGATGTTCCTACTGTATGCCTAAAGAAATTTTCGGTGATGATTATGTATTTTTACCGAAAAATGAATTGTTGTCGTTTGAAGAACTTGAACGATTTGCACGGTTGTTTGCGTCACTAGGCGTGAAAAAACTGCGCTTAACGGGTGGCGAACCGCTAATGCGACGCGATCTCCCCGAGTTGGTAGAGAAGTTGATGAAGATTGAAGGGATTGAGGACATTGGGCTGACGACGAACGGCGTGCTATTGAAGCAATATACACAACCGTTATATGACGCGGGTCTTCGTCGTTTAAATATGAGTCTGGATGCACTCGACCCAGAAATTTTTGGTGTGTTGAATGGCCGAGGCATTAAGCCTGATTTGATTTTGTCGAATATTGATTATGCCAAAAAAATTGGCTTCGATATTAAAGTGAATATGGTCGTGCAGAAGGGTGTCAATGAAAGTGAAATTCTTCCGATGGCCGCTTATTTCAAAGAGCGAGGCATTACACTACGCTTCATTGAATTTATGGATGTCGGCAATGACAATGGCTGGAGCTTTAAAAAAGTCGTAACGAAAAAGGAAATTTATGATCGGTTACGTGCTGTTTATGACATGGAGCCCGCTGAACAGGATTATTATGGTGAAGTGGCCAAGCGTTATCGGTACTTGGATAACGGGGCACAAGTAGGCTTTATTACATCGGTTTCGGAATCGTTCTGTTCGACGTGTACACGCGCAAGACTGTCATCGGATGGGAAATTATATACTTGTTTGTTTGCATCAGAAGGTTTTGATCTACGCGAATTAATCCGTAGTGGGTTGACGGATGCAGAGCTGCTGGAGAAAATTACGGCTGTGTGGGCTCGCCGCGCGGATCGCTATTCGGATGAACGAACAGAGCAAACGGCAAAGAATCGCAAGAAAATTGGCATGAGTTATATAGGTGGATGA
- a CDS encoding molybdenum cofactor guanylyltransferase codes for MKTVGIILAGGESRRFGSPKAFAKLGNRYFYEVVKEALASHCDEVVVVTRQELVARFPVGVNVIMDGVKYAGRGPLAGILSGMESVEADRYVVLPCDMPFVDGEVIGELLARHEQAVTAVVVEGRHHPLVSVWDADVMQVLREALDSDQLRVMAVLSTSGVTWIEGYVLTENEKQVFANVNTPEVLERG; via the coding sequence ATGAAGACAGTCGGTATTATCCTTGCAGGCGGGGAATCGCGTCGATTTGGTTCCCCGAAAGCATTTGCAAAGCTAGGGAATCGCTATTTTTACGAAGTTGTTAAAGAGGCGCTCGCTAGTCATTGTGATGAAGTAGTAGTTGTGACAAGACAAGAGCTTGTCGCGCGTTTTCCTGTAGGTGTGAATGTTATAATGGATGGAGTAAAGTATGCAGGACGCGGTCCGCTTGCAGGGATCCTGTCGGGGATGGAGTCCGTGGAAGCGGACCGCTATGTGGTTTTACCATGCGATATGCCATTTGTTGATGGTGAAGTCATCGGCGAGTTACTTGCGCGACATGAACAGGCTGTAACGGCGGTTGTTGTAGAGGGGCGGCATCATCCGCTCGTTTCGGTTTGGGACGCAGATGTCATGCAAGTGCTGCGTGAAGCGTTGGACAGCGACCAACTGCGTGTCATGGCGGTGTTGTCAACGAGTGGCGTGACATGGATTGAGGGGTATGTATTGACGGAAAATGAAAAGCAGGTATTTGCGAATGTGAATACGCCTGAGGTATTGGAAAGGGGCTGA
- a CDS encoding lyase family protein, which produces MINREKLLETRQESDAFGVLEVPNDALYGIQTSRSIQNLSFSGRMLKQYPGYIKSLATVKKAAALANCEAGVIDHSIADAIIHACDELLMGKDHEHFLIDVLHGGGGIATNMNVNEVIANRANEWLKSVVGSNYPVHPTDHVNASQSTSDVCHTAMRLAIIQYYSMLEIVLIELENTMSAKAQQFMDVPTISRTCMQDGMRIQLGETFGGYAAVVKRRHESLRQAILDISSINLGGTVIGSGVGAPLHYRQIVVEKLCEISGVALHKRENLFDAAQNLDDLGNISKQLSLLASSLIKIAKDLRLLASGPEAGLSEIYLPEVQAGSSFFPGKINPVIPETLIQSCFQVLGCDRVVQAALEHGELDLNIYEGAAGINILDAMMMLEKSLSLFTAKCFSGIEANVERCEVLANGFIPIVVELKEKYGYSSVSKWVKEKSKEEIKAIYKNGGAYIDES; this is translated from the coding sequence GTGATTAATCGGGAAAAATTATTGGAGACTAGGCAAGAATCTGATGCATTTGGGGTACTCGAAGTACCGAATGACGCCTTATACGGTATTCAGACATCGCGGTCGATACAAAACCTTTCTTTCTCAGGACGCATGTTAAAGCAATATCCGGGGTATATAAAATCCCTTGCTACGGTAAAGAAAGCAGCGGCTCTTGCAAATTGTGAAGCCGGAGTGATAGACCATTCTATTGCTGATGCCATTATCCACGCATGTGACGAGTTGCTAATGGGGAAGGACCATGAACACTTTCTCATAGACGTTCTTCACGGCGGGGGCGGGATTGCCACGAATATGAATGTAAATGAAGTAATTGCTAATCGTGCAAACGAATGGCTGAAAAGTGTCGTTGGGAGCAATTATCCAGTACATCCGACAGATCATGTTAATGCATCACAATCTACTTCGGATGTCTGTCATACAGCAATGAGACTAGCCATTATTCAGTACTATTCAATGTTAGAAATCGTTTTAATAGAATTAGAAAATACAATGAGTGCCAAGGCGCAACAATTTATGGATGTGCCAACGATCTCAAGAACATGTATGCAAGATGGTATGCGGATACAACTAGGGGAAACATTTGGCGGTTATGCGGCAGTTGTGAAAAGGCGGCACGAATCGTTAAGGCAAGCAATACTAGACATTTCGTCTATTAATCTTGGTGGAACAGTTATTGGATCAGGAGTAGGCGCTCCGCTACATTATCGACAGATTGTTGTGGAGAAGTTATGTGAGATTAGTGGGGTTGCATTACACAAGCGTGAAAATCTATTCGATGCCGCCCAAAACCTTGATGATCTCGGGAATATTTCTAAACAGCTCTCTTTGCTTGCTTCTAGCTTGATTAAAATTGCTAAAGATTTGCGGCTATTAGCTTCTGGACCAGAGGCAGGACTTTCAGAGATTTATCTGCCGGAGGTTCAGGCGGGGTCTTCATTTTTCCCTGGAAAGATTAATCCCGTGATACCCGAGACGCTGATTCAAAGTTGTTTCCAAGTTTTGGGGTGCGATCGAGTTGTTCAGGCGGCTTTAGAGCATGGGGAACTGGATTTAAATATTTATGAAGGTGCTGCGGGCATAAATATTTTAGACGCAATGATGATGTTGGAGAAGTCACTCTCTTTGTTTACTGCTAAATGTTTTAGTGGGATAGAGGCGAATGTGGAAAGATGCGAAGTATTGGCGAATGGTTTTATCCCAATTGTTGTGGAATTGAAAGAGAAATATGGTTACTCTTCTGTTTCGAAATGGGTCAAAGAAAAGAGTAAGGAAGAAATAAAAGCGATTTATAAAAATGGAGGCGCGTACATTGACGAATCATGA